The window GTGCTGTTTTCATCGTAGATGGCCCGTTCAATGGGGGCGCTGGCACGTGCGGGCAACCAAGGGGGGTTGCAGACGATCAGGGGTGCTTTGCCATCTGGAAAGAGGTTGGCTTGAACCAATTCAACTTTGTCTTTCAGGCCCAAGCGCTGGATGTTGTCTTTGGCACAAGACAAGGCACGCGGATCGAGATCGGTGCCCACCACGCGTTTGACGCCTCGCTTGGCCAAAACGGCAGACAGCACGCCTGTGCCCGTGCCAATGTCAAATGCCAATTCGGTACTGGGCAAAGGCGCGTCGGCCACCAACTGAATGTACTCGCCGCGCACGGGTGAGAAAACGCCATAGCTGGGGTGAATGCGGTTGTGGGGCGCGCTGCCCAGGGCAGAAATTTCCATGCCCTTTTGATGCCATTCATGCGCACCCACCAGTCCGAGCAATTCACGCAAAGAAGTGACGCAGCCTGTGGTGCCTGCGGGGCCCCAAGCTTCCTTCATGGCTTCGCGCCAATCGGGCGCACGGCGCAGGCTGATCTGTCGGTCTGGATTGACTTGAATCAAGATCATGCTCAAGGTGCGCGCGCGCTGTGATTGGGCTTGGCGGTGCAAATGGAAATTCTCTTGAGGGGTGTGCGTTACCTCAGGATAGGTTTTGGATGCTCGGCGCACTTTTTTAGGCGCATCACAACGGCGCGCCAAAGCTTGCAGCAACAAGCGGGCGTTCTGGAAGTCACCTCGCCACAGCATGCCAGTTCCGGCACAGGCCAAGCGGTAGGCGCTGTCGGCACTGAGGGTGTCATCGGCCAAGACGACCCGTTTGGGGACGGGTGCGCCGCGTTCGCTGCGCCATTCATCCTGACAGTCGTGGCCATTTTCTTGCCAAGTCAGTTGGGTGGCAGAAGCGCTCAAGGCCACTGGAGAGGAGGGGGTTGTTTCTGAACGGTGCATGGGGTGATCATAGGCGTTTCATCAAGCTGTCTGTGAAAGTGCAGCTTGAACCTGAAAGTTCATGCAGAATGTTCATGCAATGAGTGCCAGTTCCTACAAAATTCCTGAGTCGGTCTTGGTGGTGATTTACACCGCCCAAGCTGAAGTCTTGCTGATTCGCCGCGCCGATGCGGGCACTTGGCAATCGGTGACAGGCAGCAAAGATGCTGTCCATGAAACTTGGGAAGAAACGGCACGCCGTGAGGTGATGGAAGAAACAGGCTTAGACGCTTTGAACCCCCATTTGAAATTGACCGATTGGGGACTAGAAAACACCTATGAAATTTACCCGGCTTGGCGATGGCGTTATGCGCCCCATGTCACGCATAACCGAGAGCGTGTGTTTGGCTTGGCCTTGCCCCACAGGCTGCCAGTTCAACTCAGCCCAACAGAACACACCGAGCACCAATGGCATGCTTGGCGTGATGCCGCAGACCTTTGCTTCTCGCCGTCAAATGCCGAAGCCATTTTGATGTTGCCACACTGGATGGCACAGGATGGCGCTTAACCATGCCAACTGAAAAGCCAGCCTTTTTGAAAGTGGCCACCTACAACATCCACAAGGGTGTACAAGGTTTGGGGCCAGCGCGACGTTTGGAAATCCACAACTTGGGTTTGGCCATTGAGCAGTTGGATGCGGACATCGTGTGCCTGCAAGAGGTCAGAAAAGTCCATCGCCGAGAAGAGAAATACTTCAAGCATTGGCCGGAGTTGCCACAAGCAGAATTTTTAGCGCCACCTGGTTATGAGGCGGTCTATCGAACCAATGCGGTCACTCGTCATGGGGAACACGGCAACGCTTTGTTGTCGCGCTGGCCAGTCGTCTCGCATCGGCATGAAGACATCTCAGACCATCGCTTTGAGCAGAGGGGTTTGTTGCATGTGGAGGTTCAGGTGGGGGATGCAAGAGCGGCACACAGCAGTCCCACTGCGCCCATCTCTGTCCATGTCATCGTGGTGCATCTAGGCTTGATTCCGGCCAGCCGTGTGCGCCAAGTCGCGCAATTGCACAAGTACATTGCACGTGAAGTGCCTGAAGATGCCCCCTTGTTGGTGGCGGGCGATTTCAACGATTGGGGTACCCGCATCACACGCATGATGCAGCGCGAAAGCTTGCACGAATGGCCAACCGATGCGAAGCCCACTTACCCCTCTCGCTTGCCCATGGCGCAACTCGATCACGTCTACGCCAGAGGCTTAACGCCAGTGAGTCAAATGGTCCCGCAGGGCAAAATTTGGCAACGCATGTCTGACCATTTGCCCTTGGTCGCAAAGTTTGAACGATGAAAAACCGTCCCCCTTTGCACGATGGCCATCAAATCAAGTTATTGAAGGGTGGCGCAGAGTTTTTTCCAGAGCTGATTCGGGCCATTGATGCTGCCCGTTCGCACATTCACCTCGAAACTTATATTTTTGACTTTCACGCAGCGGGTGCGCTGGTGGCTGCAGCCTTGGAGAGGGCTGGCCGAAGAGGGTTGAGGGTGTGGGTGGTGGTGGACGGTGTGGGGACGCCTCGTTTGAGCGAAGAGTGGCGAGCTCGATTCGATGAATCTGGTGTGGTGTGGCGTGTTTACTCCCCGCTTGGGACCTTGGGCCTTTTGATCCCCAGTCGATGGCGACGCTTGCATCGCAAACTGTGTGTCATCGATGGTCACTTGGCTTTCTGTGGCGGCATCAATGTCTTGGACGATTGGCATGACCCTTATTACGGGGCTTTGAAATCACCTCGTTTGGATTTTGCCGTTTGCGCCACAGGTGCGCTGGTGCAGCAAGTGCAAGAGACCACGACGCAACTGTGGTGGCGCATGCAAGCCGTTCGCCATGTGCGACAACAAAACTTTCCGGAGGCATTCAGCTCATTCAGGGCCGCTGGTGTGCATCTGCCATGGTTACAAGATGCCCAAGCGGCGCAAGGTCAGAGTTGGGTGGCGCGAGCTGGCTTGCTGCTGCGAGACAACGTGTTGCATCGCAGTCAAATTGAAAAGGCCTATCGGCGTGCCATTGGCATGGCGCGCCACGACATTGTGATGGCCAATGCCTATTTCTTGCCGGGCCGCAAATTGCGCCAAGCGCTGATTCACGCGGCTCAAAGGGGTGTTCGGGTACAACTCTTGTTGCAAGGGCGGTACGAGTACTTCATGCAATACCACGCTGTCCGACCGGTTTACCGTCAATTGATGGCCGCAGGGGTTGAGATTTACGAATACACCGAGAGTTTTTTGCACGCCAAAGTGGCCGTCATCGATGCGCATCATGCCCATCCTTGGGCCACCGTGGGTTCTTCCAACCTCGACCCCTTTAGCTTGTTGTTAGCCCGCGAAGCCAATGTGGTGGTGGTCGATGGGTTTTTTGCCAAGCAATTGCACGAAGCTTTGAGCCAAGCCATTGAGACGGGCAGTCAACGGGTCGTCGCAGAGGCGTTGCTGACGCGCTCAAAGCTTCAGCGCGGCATGGACTGGGTGGCCTTTGGCTTGATGCGTTTTGCAATTTGGCTGACAGGAAATCGTTACTGAGCACCTCGGCATGCCCTGTTGTTGCCAAGCCCTACACCTTGCAATGGCATCAATCACTGGTAGGATCAGGGTTTGACTTTTCAAAAAACGCTTATGAATGCACCCGTCCATTTAAACGCTGAGGACATTGGTACGCCGGTTTCCGTGAAGATTCGCGAGCGCATCAAGGCTGCGCGCAAACGATTCAATGCCAACGACAACATCGCTGAGTTCATCCAGCCCGGTGAGTTAGATCATTTGCTCGACGAAGTTGCAGGCAAAATGCAAACGGTGTTGGACAGCATGGTGATCGACACTCAAAACGATCACAACACCCAAGACACAGCGCGGCGTGTGGCCAAAATGTATTTGAAGGAAGTCTTCAAAGGCCGCTATGTTGAAGGCCCCGAAGTCACAGAGTTTCCCAATGCCGAGCATTTGAACGAACTCATGATTGTGGGCCCCATCACTGTGCGCAGCGCTTGCAGCCACCACCTGTGCCCTGTCATTGGTCAAATCTGGATTGGCGTCTTGCCGAATGAACACACCAACGTCATTGGCCTGTCCAAGTACGCTCGTTTGGCCGAATGGATCATGGGACGTCCTCAAATTCAAGAAGAAGCTGTGGTTCAGTTGGCTGATTTGATTCAGCGCAAAACACAACCCGATGGTTTGGCTATCGTGATGGAGGCCAGCCACTTTTGCATGGGCTGGCGGGGTGTCAAAGACATGGACAGCAAAATGATCAATTCGGTCATGCGCGGTGTGTTCTTGAAAGACGCCAACTTGCGCCGTGAATTCTTGTCATTGATCCCCAGAAAGGCCTGAACATGTTGGTCCGTTTACTTTACGCCAGTCGTGCGGTGGATGCTCACCCCGATGTCATTGAATCCATTTTGGCGCAGTCTCGACAGTTCAACCCCAGCACTGGCATCACAGGCATTCTGGTTTACGGCGGAGGTATCTTTTTGCAGGCCATCGAAGGTGGTCGTGAAGCCGTCAGTGACCTCTATGGCCACATTCAAAAAGACGCGCGTCACAAAAATGTGGTCTTGCTGCATTACGAAGAAATTTCAGAGCGCCGCTTCAGTGGTTGGACCATGGGCCAAGTCGATGTGGCACGTGTCAACACCAGCATCTTGCTCAAGTACTCCGAGCGTGCAGAGCTCGACCCCTACAGTGTCTCTGGTTCAGTTTCTCTGGCATTGCTGGAAGAACTGATGGCCACGGCTTCCATCATTGGGCGCGCCTGATCTTTCTGCCTTGTGTTTGCTGGGATGCGATTTTTCAAGCAGCCCCAGCAAGCGCAAACCCATCGTGGTGGCATTGGGTGCCGTGCACCGAGGCAGTGTTCAACTGAAGCAATTGCAACAGTTTGAAACCCTCTCATCGTTTCAAGAATTCCTTCAACAACCTGCGCCCGAAGGTCAAGCCTGTGTGGGCGGTTTTGACTTGCCCTTTGGCTTGCCCCGGGAATGGGTAGAAGCCGTGAACTGGCCAAGAACCTGGCCTGAATGCATGGACCGTTTTGCCGCCCATTCGCGCGAGGAATTGCGGCAGTTGTTCAAATCTTTCTGCGATGCCAGGCCGGCAGGGTCGAAGTTTGCGCATCGCAAGACAGATCTACCTGCGGGGTCTAGCCCCTCCATGAAATGGGTCAATCCTCCTGTGGCTTGGATGATGCATGCAGGTGTGCCTTTGCTGCGGCAAGCTGCTTGGACCTTGCCCGGCTTGCAAACAGGGCGGCCCGACTGTGTTGCTTTAGAAGCCTATCCAGGTTTGCTGGCGCGCGAAGTGGTGGGGCACAGAAGTTACAAAAGCGACGACAAACAAAAACAAACGCCTGAACGGTGGGTGGCACGCAAAGACATTTTGCACGCCCTGGACCTGGCGCAAACGCGCTTGGGTCTTCGCTTGAAACTGAGTGCTTCACAGCACGACACTTTGTTGGCCGATGCATCGGGCGACAGCTTGGATGCTGTGCTGTGCATGGTGCAAGCCGCTTGGGCTGCAACGCAACACACTGCGGCTGAAGCTGCCGGGCAACAGGCCAACTATGGCTTGCCCAACTTTGATCCACTCGAAGGCTGGATTGTGAGTGCCTGAATTTAAATGGCCATGCCTGCAATGTCGTCGGGCAAGGCTTGCAAGGCGCGCAATGCGTTGACGGCCTCAGTGTCGGTGCGGTACAACTTTACGCCGTCTTTGCCATCTAACTCGCCTGCCAAACGCAGTGCTTTTTCAACGGGCAGTTTGATGCCGCTGATGTGCAGCTGGATGTGAGCTTGTGTCAATTGCTTGCGCAACTGCTGCATGGTTTCGACGCCCGTGGCATCGATGCGATTGATGGGCTGTGCAAACAAGCACACATGTTGAATGTGCGGCAAATCACGCAATTTTTCAGTGATGTATTTTTCAAAGCTGCTGGCCGCAGCAAAGTCGAGCTCGGCATCCATGCGCAAAGCAAGCACATCGGACGTGATGGCGGGCAGTTGCCAAAGGTGACGATCGCGCAGGCTGCCATCTTCATGCAGGCCCACTTCGATGATGCGTGGATGAAGACGCGTATGCAAAAAGTGGCTCAGGCCCATCAGCACCCCAGCCAATACACCCCAATAAATTCGAGGCGTGCTGAGCAGTGTGATGGCAAAGGTCAGGCCAGCCGTGATGGCTTCAATGCGCGATATGTGCCAGAGCTTCACAAAAGCTTTGGGTTGAATCAAACTCGAGACAGCCAAAATCACAATGGCCGCCAACACCGCTCGCGGCACATGAAACAAGGCGGGTGAAGCAAACACCGCCAAGAGCACAAAGGACGTGGTGCCGATCACGGCCCACCCAGTTTTGGCGCCTGATGCCAAACTGATGGCGGACCTGGAAAACGAGGTACTGGTTGCAAAACTGCCGCAAAGCGCAGAAGTGATTTTGGCCAGTCCTTGTCCAATCAAATCTTGGTTCTCTTGCCACAAGGTGCCGTCTTTTTGATTTTCAGTTTTGGCGCTTGAAGCAGCCTCCAAAAAACTCACCAAGGCGATCAACACCGCAGGCCCCGCCAACATGCCCAGCTCGGTCCAAGTGATCAGAGGCGGTAGCGAAAGTTCGGGCAAGGACGTTGGCAAAGCGCCAATCACTGTGCCACCTTGTTCGGCAAAACCGATGGCATAGCTGATGACCGCAGACGCGGCCACCACCAACATGATGCTGGGCCATTTGGGCAGCCATTTTTTGGCGGCAAAGAGGGAGGCCAGGCTGATCAGTCCAAATGCCAGATCTGACACTTGCACAGAGCCGCCTGCTTGCCAGCCTGTGATGGCGGGCAATTGAGAGGCCATGACCAACAAACCTGCAGCTTGTGTAAATCCCATCATGACGGGCGAGCTGATCAGGTTGAGCAGCCAGCCATAACGCATGATGCCCATCAGCAATTGCAAGGCGCCCGCAATGAGTGCCAACCAAACGGCCAAGTGCACCCAATGTGAACTGGCCGGTTGCGCCATGCCAGCCAGCGACGCACTGATGAGAACGCAGGTGAGGGCGGAGGGGCCAATGGACAAACGGGTTGACCCACCCCACATCACGCCCACCACAGCTGGCAATAAAGCCGCGTAGAGACCGGTGACCAAGGGCATGCCCGCCAACGCGGCGTAGGCCACCGATTGCGGCACCATGAGCAGGGCCACCGAAAAGCCGGCGAGCCACTCTTGTCGAAACAGCTGAGCGCTTAAGCGCGGCCACTTGAGAAAGGGCAACCAAGCTTGGAGAGAATTCATGCGGCAATCATAGAGGCATTTACCTGCCGAGGACCTTCAGGCAAACGCTTAGCGGCGCAAGCTGCTGCACACAGGGCAATGGGCTTGGCGATGTGTTTGAAGGGTTTGCCATTCCATGTGTTGCGCATTGAACATCATCAGTTGTCCGCGCAAACTGCTGCCCATGCCACTCAAAATTTTGAGTGCCTCGGTGGCTTGCAAACTGCCAATCACACCCACCAGTGGCGCCAGCACGCCCATGGTGGCGCATCGAGTTTCTTCAAAATTTTGAGTCGGCGGAAACACACAGGCGTAGCACGGTGACTCGGTGTGCTGTGTGTCGTACACCGCCAATTGGCCATCAAGACGCAAGGCAGCGCCAGAGACCAGGGGTTTGCCATGCGTCACACATGCCAAGTTGATGGCGTGGCGTATTTCAAAATTGTCGGTGCAATCCAGGATCACATCGGCTTGGGGAACCAAGCGGTGCAACAAAGTGGCATCAGCCTTCAAGGCATGTGTGCTGATGTGAACATCGGGATTGATGGCGCTCATGGCGGCACGCAGTGATTCAACTTTGGGTTGGCCCACACGTGCTTGGGTGTGTGCAATTTGGCGCTGCAAATTGGTGACATCCACGTGGTCATGGTCCACCAGGCTGATGCGGCCTACGCCTGCGCTGGCCAAATACAAAGCAACTGGAGAGCCTAAGCCACCCGCACCAATGATGAGTGCATGCGATGCGTTCACTCGCTCCTGCCCTTCAACACCCCATTCGTCCAGCAGAATGTGGCGCGAATAGCGCAGGAGTTGGTCGTCCCTCATGGGCGCTTACTTGTCTTTTTTCTCTTCTTTGCGCGCGGCCAAAGTGGCGCTCACTTTGACGGGCAAACCTTTGAGTTGGTTCAAGGCTTGGTTGAGTTGGAAGTCTTTGTCGGAGCCAAACTCAGGGGGTCGTCTTTCGGACTCTGGTTTTTTGGCTTCTGCTTCCAATTTCTTCAGCGCTTCTTCACGTGCCTTTTGGCGCTCTTCGTTTTTCTTCTCGGCTTCTTGGCCATTGCCCAAATGCTTTTCCAAATCTTCTTCACGTGTACGCAAGGCTGCAAACACATTGCCGTTCTCGGTTTCGTCCAGCATCACGTCGGGCAAGATGCCTTTGGCTTGGATGGAGCGACCACTGGGTGTGTAGTAGCGCGCTGTGGTGAGTTTCAATGCGGTGTCAGGACCCAGTTGGCGCACCGTCTGCACGGAGCCTTTGCCAAATGTTTGGCTGCCCATGACCACAGCGCGTTTGTGATCTTGCAATGCACCGGCCACAATTTCGCTGGCTGAAGCAGAGCCTTCATTGACCAACACCACCAGCGGTACTTTTTTCAACTGACCTTGGGTGTTTTGGGTGAGTCGCTGAATGGGATCGACATCGGCACTGCGGCGCCAAAACTGCGGCGCTGCTTTGTAAACAAACTTGCTTTCTTCCAACTGGCCGTTGGTGGACACCACCGTGGCGTTTTCTGGCAAGAAAGCGGCAGACAAGGCCACTGCTGCATCGAGCAAACCACCGGGGTCGTTGCGCAAATCAAGCACCAAGCCTTTGAGCTTGGGTTCTTGTTTGTACATGTCTTCTAGCTTCTTAGAAAAGTCTTCGACGGTGCGTTCTTGGAATTGAGACACCCGAATCCAACCGTAGCCAGAATCCAAAAGTTTGGCTTTGACCGATTGTGTTTTGATTTCTTCCCGCACGATGGTGACGGTGAAGGTGCGGCTCTCGTCTTTGCGGAAAATGGTCAAGAGCACTTTGGTGTTGGGCTCGCCGCGCATGCGTTTCACCGCATCGTTCATGGACAAGCCTTTGACGAAAGTGTCGTCGATCTTGGTGATCAGGTCGTTGGTTTTGAGGCCAGCCCGGTCTGCGGGAGAACCTTCAATGGGGGACACCACTTTAACCACACCTTCTTCTTGGGTGATCTCAATGCCCACGCCGACGAATCGACCGGATGTGCCTTCGCTGAATTCTTTGAAGCTTTTCTTGTCAAAATATTGAGAGTGGGGGTCGAGACTGGCGACCATGCCCGAGATGGCTTCAGTGATGAGTTTTTTCTCATCCACAGCTTCGACGTAGTCGCTTTTCACCATGCCAAACACGGCAGCCAATTGCTGCAACTCTTCGAGTGGCAAAGGTGCAAACGCGCCTCGTGCCGTGGTTTGCAAGGACACCGTAGTGAGTGCACCTGCCAAGGCGCCCACGCTTAACCAGCCCACTATTTTCAATTTTTGACCCATGTTCATTGACCCAGAGGGTCTCCTTTTGAACCAATATACACCCTGACGCCCAAGTTTGGAGGCATCAGGGATTGTCTTGGTGGTAATTAGGCCTTGCCTTGGCTGGCCACAGCCGCTGCCGCTTTGGCGGCTGCTTCGGCATCACCCAAATAGTATTTTTTGACAGGCTTCAAGTTGGCATCGAGCTCGTACACCAAGGGAATGCCATTGGGGATGTTCAAGTTCACGATGTCGTCGTCTGAAATGTTGTCCAAGTACTTGATCAGTGCTCGAATGGAGTTGCCGTGGGCGGCCACCACCACGCGCTTGCCTGCTTTGATGGCAGGTGCCATGGACTCGGTCCAAAAAGGCACCACACGCGCCACCGTGTCTTTGAGGCATTCGGTCAATGGCACGTCTTGGGCGTTGATCTTGGCGTAACGCAGATCACCACGTTCGCAGCGGGGGTCTTGCGGCTCCAAAGCGGGTGGCGGCGTGTCAAAACTGCGGCGCCAGACCAAAACCTGATCATCGCCATACTTTTTGGCAGTTTCAGCTTTGTTCAAGCCTTGGAGCGCACCGTAGTGACGCTCGTTCAAACGCCAGCTGTTGTGCACAGGCAGCCATTGGCGGTCCATGGCATCCAAGGTGTGCCACAGCGTGTGAATGGCGCGCTTTAAGACGCTGGTGTAGGCCAAGTCAAACTCATAGCCTTCGGCTTTCAGAAGACGACCAGCGGCTTTGGCTTGCTCAATGCCGGTGGGGGTTAAATCAACATCGGTCCAGCCAGTGAAGCGATTTTCTAAATTCCAAGTGGACTCGCCGTGGCGAATGAGAACGAATTTGTACATGGTGAAAGGTTTAATCAGAGAGGACAATACGGTTTTCCGTTCGCCATTTTAGAATTCGAATCTGGCGTGCGGCCGTGAAATGTGCTGCATGTGAACTTTTTAAGGGTTTTTTGTGAATTTTTTGATTGAAAACTGGATGTTGGTTTCCGTGGCCGCGGCCTCAGCCTTGGCGCTTTTTTGGCCAGCCATTACCAAAGGTGCTGCCGGTGGGGTGGAACCTTCCGAAGCGGTTCTGCTCATGAACCGTGAAAAAGCGGTGGTCATTGATGTCTGCGAGCCTGCCGAATTTGCCCAAGGCCATGTGGTCGGCTCCAAAAACATTCCCTTGGGTCAGCTTGAGCAACAACTGCCCCAGTTGGTCAAAAACAAAAGCCTGCCGGTCATCATGGTCTGCCAAGTGGGTGGCCGTGCCAGCCGCGCTGCGGCCCAAGCCCAGAAGCTGGGCTTTGAACGTGCGCAGGCCTTGTCCGGCGGTTTGAAGTCATGGCGCGAAGCCAACCTGCCTGTTGAAAAAGCCTAACCATCGAATCTGGAGTTGTCATGCCACAAGTGAAGATGTACACAACGGCCGTTTGCCCCTACTGTGTCCGCGCCAAACAAGTCTTGAAGTCCAAAGGCGTCACGGACATTGAGGAAATCAGGATCGACACCCAACCTGAAGCACGTGATCACATGATGAAAATCACGGGTCGCCGCACAGTGCCTCAAATCTTCATCGGTGAGACGCATGTGGGTGGCTGTGATGACCTGATGGCTTTGGATGCCAAAGGCGGCTTGATGCCGTTGCTGCAAGCCAGCTGATCTTTGCAGGGGGGCTTTTGCGCCCCCTGCCATCGGTGATAATCTGACCTGAACCCGCGGTTGGGGCTTGTTCAAGCGGCCGCAGGGATGATCACCCTCAAAGCAAAATTATTTATGTCAGAAGCCAACACCCCCGTGTTCCAAATCCAACGCGTTTACATGAAGGAAGCGTCTTTGGAGCAGCCCAACTCACCCGCCATTTTGTTGGAGCAACAACAACCTGCGGTCGACATTCAATTGGGTGTGGAAGCCAACCAGGCGGCTGAAGGCGTTTACGAAATTTGCGTCACGGCCACCGTGCACACCAAAATTGAAGACAAAACGGTCTTTTTGGTGGAGTGCAAACAAGCAGGCATTTTCGAAATCCGCAATTTGCCTGAAGACCAAATG is drawn from Limnohabitans sp. 103DPR2 and contains these coding sequences:
- a CDS encoding 50S ribosomal protein L11 methyltransferase — encoded protein: MHRSETTPSSPVALSASATQLTWQENGHDCQDEWRSERGAPVPKRVVLADDTLSADSAYRLACAGTGMLWRGDFQNARLLLQALARRCDAPKKVRRASKTYPEVTHTPQENFHLHRQAQSQRARTLSMILIQVNPDRQISLRRAPDWREAMKEAWGPAGTTGCVTSLRELLGLVGAHEWHQKGMEISALGSAPHNRIHPSYGVFSPVRGEYIQLVADAPLPSTELAFDIGTGTGVLSAVLAKRGVKRVVGTDLDPRALSCAKDNIQRLGLKDKVELVQANLFPDGKAPLIVCNPPWLPARASAPIERAIYDENSTMLKGFLAGLAAHLAPKGEGWLILSDLAEHLGLRTRAELEAWIAEGGLKVIGKLDTKAEHKKVQDESDPLHAARAAELTSLWRLAAK
- the nudB gene encoding dihydroneopterin triphosphate diphosphatase — translated: MSASSYKIPESVLVVIYTAQAEVLLIRRADAGTWQSVTGSKDAVHETWEETARREVMEETGLDALNPHLKLTDWGLENTYEIYPAWRWRYAPHVTHNRERVFGLALPHRLPVQLSPTEHTEHQWHAWRDAADLCFSPSNAEAILMLPHWMAQDGA
- a CDS encoding endonuclease/exonuclease/phosphatase family protein; the protein is MPTEKPAFLKVATYNIHKGVQGLGPARRLEIHNLGLAIEQLDADIVCLQEVRKVHRREEKYFKHWPELPQAEFLAPPGYEAVYRTNAVTRHGEHGNALLSRWPVVSHRHEDISDHRFEQRGLLHVEVQVGDARAAHSSPTAPISVHVIVVHLGLIPASRVRQVAQLHKYIAREVPEDAPLLVAGDFNDWGTRITRMMQRESLHEWPTDAKPTYPSRLPMAQLDHVYARGLTPVSQMVPQGKIWQRMSDHLPLVAKFER
- the clsB gene encoding cardiolipin synthase ClsB; the protein is MKNRPPLHDGHQIKLLKGGAEFFPELIRAIDAARSHIHLETYIFDFHAAGALVAAALERAGRRGLRVWVVVDGVGTPRLSEEWRARFDESGVVWRVYSPLGTLGLLIPSRWRRLHRKLCVIDGHLAFCGGINVLDDWHDPYYGALKSPRLDFAVCATGALVQQVQETTTQLWWRMQAVRHVRQQNFPEAFSSFRAAGVHLPWLQDAQAAQGQSWVARAGLLLRDNVLHRSQIEKAYRRAIGMARHDIVMANAYFLPGRKLRQALIHAAQRGVRVQLLLQGRYEYFMQYHAVRPVYRQLMAAGVEIYEYTESFLHAKVAVIDAHHAHPWATVGSSNLDPFSLLLAREANVVVVDGFFAKQLHEALSQAIETGSQRVVAEALLTRSKLQRGMDWVAFGLMRFAIWLTGNRY
- the folE gene encoding GTP cyclohydrolase I — encoded protein: MNAPVHLNAEDIGTPVSVKIRERIKAARKRFNANDNIAEFIQPGELDHLLDEVAGKMQTVLDSMVIDTQNDHNTQDTARRVAKMYLKEVFKGRYVEGPEVTEFPNAEHLNELMIVGPITVRSACSHHLCPVIGQIWIGVLPNEHTNVIGLSKYARLAEWIMGRPQIQEEAVVQLADLIQRKTQPDGLAIVMEASHFCMGWRGVKDMDSKMINSVMRGVFLKDANLRREFLSLIPRKA
- a CDS encoding BLUF domain-containing protein, which produces MLVRLLYASRAVDAHPDVIESILAQSRQFNPSTGITGILVYGGGIFLQAIEGGREAVSDLYGHIQKDARHKNVVLLHYEEISERRFSGWTMGQVDVARVNTSILLKYSERAELDPYSVSGSVSLALLEELMATASIIGRA
- a CDS encoding DUF429 domain-containing protein; this encodes MGAPDLSALCLLGCDFSSSPSKRKPIVVALGAVHRGSVQLKQLQQFETLSSFQEFLQQPAPEGQACVGGFDLPFGLPREWVEAVNWPRTWPECMDRFAAHSREELRQLFKSFCDARPAGSKFAHRKTDLPAGSSPSMKWVNPPVAWMMHAGVPLLRQAAWTLPGLQTGRPDCVALEAYPGLLAREVVGHRSYKSDDKQKQTPERWVARKDILHALDLAQTRLGLRLKLSASQHDTLLADASGDSLDAVLCMVQAAWAATQHTAAEAAGQQANYGLPNFDPLEGWIVSA
- a CDS encoding SulP family inorganic anion transporter — translated: MNSLQAWLPFLKWPRLSAQLFRQEWLAGFSVALLMVPQSVAYAALAGMPLVTGLYAALLPAVVGVMWGGSTRLSIGPSALTCVLISASLAGMAQPASSHWVHLAVWLALIAGALQLLMGIMRYGWLLNLISSPVMMGFTQAAGLLVMASQLPAITGWQAGGSVQVSDLAFGLISLASLFAAKKWLPKWPSIMLVVAASAVISYAIGFAEQGGTVIGALPTSLPELSLPPLITWTELGMLAGPAVLIALVSFLEAASSAKTENQKDGTLWQENQDLIGQGLAKITSALCGSFATSTSFSRSAISLASGAKTGWAVIGTTSFVLLAVFASPALFHVPRAVLAAIVILAVSSLIQPKAFVKLWHISRIEAITAGLTFAITLLSTPRIYWGVLAGVLMGLSHFLHTRLHPRIIEVGLHEDGSLRDRHLWQLPAITSDVLALRMDAELDFAAASSFEKYITEKLRDLPHIQHVCLFAQPINRIDATGVETMQQLRKQLTQAHIQLHISGIKLPVEKALRLAGELDGKDGVKLYRTDTEAVNALRALQALPDDIAGMAI
- a CDS encoding HesA/MoeB/ThiF family protein, which produces MRDDQLLRYSRHILLDEWGVEGQERVNASHALIIGAGGLGSPVALYLASAGVGRISLVDHDHVDVTNLQRQIAHTQARVGQPKVESLRAAMSAINPDVHISTHALKADATLLHRLVPQADVILDCTDNFEIRHAINLACVTHGKPLVSGAALRLDGQLAVYDTQHTESPCYACVFPPTQNFEETRCATMGVLAPLVGVIGSLQATEALKILSGMGSSLRGQLMMFNAQHMEWQTLQTHRQAHCPVCSSLRR
- a CDS encoding S41 family peptidase, with translation MGQKLKIVGWLSVGALAGALTTVSLQTTARGAFAPLPLEELQQLAAVFGMVKSDYVEAVDEKKLITEAISGMVASLDPHSQYFDKKSFKEFSEGTSGRFVGVGIEITQEEGVVKVVSPIEGSPADRAGLKTNDLITKIDDTFVKGLSMNDAVKRMRGEPNTKVLLTIFRKDESRTFTVTIVREEIKTQSVKAKLLDSGYGWIRVSQFQERTVEDFSKKLEDMYKQEPKLKGLVLDLRNDPGGLLDAAVALSAAFLPENATVVSTNGQLEESKFVYKAAPQFWRRSADVDPIQRLTQNTQGQLKKVPLVVLVNEGSASASEIVAGALQDHKRAVVMGSQTFGKGSVQTVRQLGPDTALKLTTARYYTPSGRSIQAKGILPDVMLDETENGNVFAALRTREEDLEKHLGNGQEAEKKNEERQKAREEALKKLEAEAKKPESERRPPEFGSDKDFQLNQALNQLKGLPVKVSATLAARKEEKKDK
- the gpmA gene encoding 2,3-diphosphoglycerate-dependent phosphoglycerate mutase translates to MYKFVLIRHGESTWNLENRFTGWTDVDLTPTGIEQAKAAGRLLKAEGYEFDLAYTSVLKRAIHTLWHTLDAMDRQWLPVHNSWRLNERHYGALQGLNKAETAKKYGDDQVLVWRRSFDTPPPALEPQDPRCERGDLRYAKINAQDVPLTECLKDTVARVVPFWTESMAPAIKAGKRVVVAAHGNSIRALIKYLDNISDDDIVNLNIPNGIPLVYELDANLKPVKKYYLGDAEAAAKAAAAVASQGKA
- a CDS encoding rhodanese-like domain-containing protein; the encoded protein is MNFLIENWMLVSVAAASALALFWPAITKGAAGGVEPSEAVLLMNREKAVVIDVCEPAEFAQGHVVGSKNIPLGQLEQQLPQLVKNKSLPVIMVCQVGGRASRAAAQAQKLGFERAQALSGGLKSWREANLPVEKA